Proteins found in one Scardovia inopinata JCM 12537 genomic segment:
- a CDS encoding GIY-YIG nuclease family protein has translation MPDNFFPQRLALTPTIYAYAIDDADHQGQLKVGYTDRDARTRILEQTKTAQVNFRIVLEESAMRDDGSAFDDHPVHKLLEQNFTRTGGEWFRCSVKDVRNAVEAVRERRDSMTQRTQSFGMRPEQRAAVEKTRAYFAQFEKDNPGKPPRFLWNAKMRFGKTFTSYEFAKAQGYKRVLVLTFKPAVENSWREDLESHKDFEGWQFISRETMLEEGGLDYEHADKTRPIVCFGSFQDYLGKNDMGGIKARNEWVHEVNWDLVIFDEYHFGAWRDSARELFEEEDKREQNDNMNSVAQIIDESFEQGDTDFLPITTGAYLFLSGTPFRAIANGEFIEEQIFNWTYSDEQRAKERWKPADGKNPYESLPRMVLMTYQMPDQIREIASGGEFDEFDLNEFFAAKGDGEDAEFKHPNEVQKWLDLLRGGFAETTVDMLKMGAKKPPMPYSDSRLKNILTHTFWFMPSVASCHAMANMLAQRQNVFYHDYTVNVCAGAGAGIGLEALGPVRASMADPLESKTITLSCGKLTTGVTVKPWTGILMLRNLKSPETYFQAAFRVQSPWTIDNPDGLHPNETAILKRECYVFDFAPTRALRQIADYSCSLHPDQSISPEQSVGEFIHFLPVLAYDGSSMKQVNATDVLDIASSGTSATLLAKRWESALLVNVDDLTLRNLMNNQRAMDALMSIEGFRSLNDDLEKIINKSEQIKEMKSKDEKPTKEEKKELRDAEKETKSLRKQVQEKLIKFATRIPIFMYLTDYREQTLKDVITKLEPELFKKVAGLTKGDFELLLSLNVFNPARMNDAVYKFKRYEDDSLSYAGIDKHEQDAQVGLFDTAIPAQEFEEM, from the coding sequence ATGCCTGACAACTTCTTCCCACAGCGCCTTGCCCTCACACCGACTATCTATGCCTACGCGATTGACGATGCTGACCATCAAGGTCAGCTGAAAGTCGGATACACGGATCGTGATGCGCGCACCCGCATCCTTGAGCAGACGAAGACCGCTCAGGTGAACTTCCGTATCGTGCTGGAGGAAAGCGCGATGCGTGATGACGGTTCCGCGTTCGACGACCATCCCGTACACAAACTGCTTGAGCAGAATTTCACTCGTACGGGTGGCGAGTGGTTCCGCTGTTCGGTCAAGGACGTGAGGAACGCCGTCGAGGCGGTCCGTGAGCGTCGTGATTCGATGACGCAGCGTACGCAGAGCTTCGGCATGCGCCCGGAGCAGCGTGCGGCCGTGGAGAAGACGCGGGCGTATTTCGCGCAGTTCGAGAAGGACAATCCCGGCAAACCGCCTCGCTTCCTGTGGAACGCGAAGATGCGCTTCGGCAAGACGTTCACCAGCTACGAGTTCGCCAAGGCGCAAGGCTATAAGCGTGTGCTGGTGCTGACATTCAAGCCGGCCGTGGAGAACTCGTGGCGCGAGGATCTAGAGTCACACAAGGACTTCGAGGGATGGCAGTTCATCTCCCGTGAGACCATGCTCGAAGAAGGCGGTCTGGACTACGAGCATGCGGACAAGACCCGGCCCATCGTGTGCTTCGGCTCGTTCCAGGACTACTTGGGCAAGAACGATATGGGTGGCATCAAGGCCCGCAACGAGTGGGTGCACGAGGTCAACTGGGATCTGGTCATCTTCGACGAATACCACTTCGGCGCGTGGCGAGACAGCGCCCGCGAACTCTTCGAGGAAGAGGACAAACGCGAGCAGAACGACAACATGAACTCGGTCGCCCAGATCATCGACGAGAGCTTCGAGCAGGGCGACACGGACTTCCTGCCCATCACCACGGGCGCGTACCTGTTCCTGTCGGGCACGCCGTTCCGTGCCATCGCCAACGGCGAGTTCATCGAGGAGCAGATCTTCAACTGGACGTACTCCGACGAGCAGCGCGCCAAGGAACGCTGGAAGCCGGCGGATGGCAAGAACCCGTATGAATCCTTGCCGCGTATGGTGTTGATGACGTACCAGATGCCCGACCAGATCCGCGAGATCGCGTCAGGCGGCGAGTTCGATGAGTTCGACCTCAACGAGTTCTTCGCCGCGAAGGGCGATGGCGAGGACGCCGAGTTCAAGCACCCGAACGAGGTGCAGAAGTGGCTCGACCTGCTGCGTGGCGGGTTCGCCGAGACCACGGTGGACATGCTGAAGATGGGCGCGAAGAAACCGCCCATGCCGTACTCGGACTCCCGTCTGAAGAACATCCTGACGCACACGTTCTGGTTCATGCCGTCCGTTGCGTCCTGTCACGCGATGGCGAACATGCTGGCGCAGCGGCAGAACGTGTTCTACCACGACTACACGGTGAACGTGTGCGCCGGTGCGGGAGCGGGCATCGGTTTGGAGGCATTGGGGCCGGTGCGCGCGTCGATGGCGGATCCGCTGGAGTCGAAGACCATCACCCTGTCGTGCGGCAAGCTGACCACGGGCGTGACGGTCAAGCCGTGGACCGGCATCCTCATGCTGCGCAACCTGAAGAGCCCGGAGACGTATTTCCAGGCGGCGTTCCGCGTGCAGTCGCCGTGGACCATCGACAACCCGGACGGGCTGCATCCCAACGAGACCGCGATCCTCAAGCGCGAATGCTACGTGTTCGACTTCGCGCCGACCCGTGCCCTGCGGCAGATCGCGGACTACAGCTGCTCGCTGCATCCCGACCAGTCGATCTCGCCGGAGCAGAGCGTGGGCGAGTTCATCCACTTCCTGCCGGTGCTCGCCTACGACGGCAGCAGCATGAAGCAGGTCAACGCCACCGACGTGCTCGACATCGCATCCTCCGGCACCTCGGCCACGCTGCTGGCGAAGCGCTGGGAGAGCGCGCTGCTCGTGAACGTGGACGACCTGACCCTGCGCAATCTGATGAACAATCAGCGGGCGATGGACGCGCTCATGAGCATCGAGGGCTTCCGCAGCCTGAACGACGACTTGGAGAAGATCATCAACAAGTCCGAACAGATCAAGGAGATGAAAAGCAAGGACGAGAAACCCACCAAGGAGGAGAAGAAGGAGCTGCGCGACGCGGAGAAGGAGACCAAGAGCCTTCGCAAGCAGGTGCAGGAGAAGCTCATTAAGTTCGCCACGCGCATCCCGATCTTCATGTACCTGACGGACTACCGCGAGCAGACGCTGAAGGACGTCATCACGAAGCTGGAACCGGAACTGTTCAAGAAGGTCGCGGGACTGACCAAGGGCGACTTCGAGCTGCTGCTGAGCCTGAACGTGTTCAACCCGGCGCGCATGAACGACGCCGTGTACAAGTTCAAGCGCTACGAGGACGACAGCCTCTCGTACGCCGGCATCGACAAGCACGAGCAGGATGCGCAGGTCGGCCTGTTCGACACCGCCATCCCGGCGCAAGAGTTCGAGGAGATGTGA
- a CDS encoding phage portal protein gives MADEGIFSSALKRPLDVTSFGATRITGVADDDMPTVRTLMKVWRQRYPRNLIRTGYYGAKEGFKDFGISIPDRIKANVSACIGWPAKAVRSLADLTVFDGWVYANGTDPYGLDELTDLNALELAIPQTVVSAYTHGCAFLTLTGDPDTGDLLVTPRSAEWSAAIWDGRRNRLAAALTINDATSKGRVTAFNVFLPGVVYQIVRDSYGSWAAERYETHWPEPTVVPLISDPQLSKPLGTSRVTRPVMALTDMGFRTLVRMEASAEFYAVPKLWFLGMDEDAFSADTWSSLVSAINAISKDEDGDNPTLQQISQASMQPHSDMLKTIALVVASDTDLPVDSLGITLDNPSSAEAMAAAERKLTRRADRQNRLFGMQLTRLARMAVCLSDGLAEPPDEVETGKARVGSHPRNQRWGARRRVREDQSGQPVVCDQRSRPAPARIGRQ, from the coding sequence ATGGCCGACGAGGGCATCTTTTCCAGCGCATTGAAACGACCGCTCGACGTCACTTCGTTCGGGGCTACCCGCATCACCGGGGTCGCCGATGACGACATGCCGACGGTCAGGACATTGATGAAGGTGTGGCGGCAACGGTATCCGCGCAACCTGATCCGCACCGGCTACTACGGCGCGAAGGAAGGTTTCAAGGACTTCGGCATCTCGATTCCCGACCGCATCAAGGCGAACGTGAGCGCGTGCATCGGCTGGCCCGCCAAGGCCGTCCGCTCCTTGGCCGACCTGACCGTGTTCGACGGCTGGGTCTACGCCAATGGCACGGACCCATATGGGCTTGACGAGCTCACCGATCTGAACGCTCTTGAACTGGCGATACCGCAGACCGTGGTATCCGCCTACACGCATGGCTGCGCGTTCCTCACCCTTACCGGCGATCCCGATACCGGCGACCTGCTGGTAACACCCCGTTCGGCCGAATGGTCGGCCGCGATCTGGGATGGGCGGCGCAACCGGCTGGCGGCGGCGTTGACCATCAACGACGCCACGAGCAAGGGGCGCGTCACCGCGTTCAATGTGTTCCTTCCCGGCGTCGTCTACCAGATAGTCCGCGATTCGTACGGCAGCTGGGCCGCCGAACGGTATGAGACGCACTGGCCGGAACCGACCGTGGTGCCGCTCATCAGCGACCCGCAGCTGTCGAAGCCGCTGGGGACTTCACGCGTCACCCGGCCCGTGATGGCCCTGACCGACATGGGCTTCAGGACGCTCGTGCGCATGGAGGCCAGCGCGGAGTTCTACGCGGTGCCGAAACTGTGGTTCCTCGGCATGGACGAGGACGCGTTCAGCGCCGACACATGGAGCAGTCTCGTCTCCGCAATCAACGCGATTAGCAAGGACGAGGACGGCGACAACCCCACGTTGCAACAGATCAGCCAGGCATCGATGCAGCCCCATTCGGACATGTTGAAGACCATCGCCTTGGTGGTCGCATCTGACACCGACCTTCCCGTGGACTCGCTCGGCATCACCTTGGATAACCCGTCATCCGCGGAGGCGATGGCCGCCGCGGAGCGCAAGCTCACCCGCCGCGCCGACCGGCAGAACCGATTGTTCGGCATGCAGCTGACCCGACTTGCGCGCATGGCCGTATGCCTCAGTGACGGGCTTGCTGAACCGCCAGACGAAGTTGAAACGGGTAAAGCCCGCGTGGGCTCCCACCCGCGAAATCAGCGATGGGGCGCGCGCCGACGCGTACGTGAAGATCAGTCAGGTCAACCAGTCGTATGCGACCAGCGAAGTCGGCCTGCGCCGGCTCGGATTGGACGGCAGTGA
- a CDS encoding phage tail protein → MVLQTNQVTLPTSVSLAVVGKAHDTSTIATLSPADKLGFMDDKQQLLAETKAELKRRSTPTVSYEADVLTLAKAGMDTAGVALGDRVLLVDTTFTPDLRLAGRVLQLEEDLLDPALTVITIGNIIERFTASSHSAEQRLDRVIAGTATWQSTSQQVTQNASKWDQVAQTVVDNSDKWNTAAATLEQKSASWDNTSATLANKQPTWDTTAETVTAKSGMWDDAAVIAANHAQAIRQSTSGVTLHYENLAITLGDSISITDATGTWTFTDGAFVKQDTTE, encoded by the coding sequence ATGGTTTTGCAGACCAATCAGGTGACGCTGCCCACGTCCGTGAGCCTCGCGGTGGTGGGCAAGGCGCATGACACCTCCACGATTGCCACCCTGAGCCCGGCGGACAAGCTCGGATTCATGGATGACAAGCAACAACTGCTCGCCGAAACCAAGGCCGAGCTCAAACGTCGCAGCACGCCCACGGTCAGCTACGAGGCCGACGTGCTTACCCTCGCCAAGGCCGGCATGGACACCGCCGGCGTCGCGTTGGGCGACCGCGTGCTGCTCGTGGATACCACCTTCACCCCGGACCTCAGGCTCGCGGGCCGTGTGCTCCAACTGGAGGAGGACCTGCTCGACCCGGCGCTGACGGTCATCACCATCGGCAATATCATCGAACGGTTCACCGCCTCAAGCCACAGCGCCGAGCAACGCCTCGACCGGGTGATTGCCGGCACCGCCACATGGCAGAGCACCAGCCAACAGGTCACGCAGAACGCATCCAAATGGGATCAAGTCGCCCAGACCGTCGTGGACAACAGCGACAAGTGGAACACCGCCGCTGCCACCCTCGAACAGAAATCCGCCAGCTGGGACAACACCAGCGCAACTCTCGCCAACAAGCAGCCTACGTGGGACACGACGGCGGAGACCGTCACCGCGAAATCCGGGATGTGGGACGATGCGGCCGTAATCGCCGCCAACCACGCCCAAGCCATCCGCCAATCCACTAGCGGCGTCACTCTCCATTACGAAAATCTCGCCATCACCTTGGGTGATTCAATCAGCATCACCGACGCCACGGGCACGTGGACGTTCACGGACGGCGCGTTCGTCAAACAGGACACTACCGAGTAA
- a CDS encoding Eco57I restriction-modification methylase domain-containing protein, which yields MSSRLDLGNKSYNPDVLSCLANLSNDEVFTSPQLANKVLDLLPEEIWTDSSITFLDPFTKTGVFLREITKRLLIGLEPEFPDLQDRINHILNYQVWGIAITELTALLSRRTLYCSKKANSKYSIDSLFDNPDGHIHYKAIEHLWDGKNCVYCGASKQQYDRSSTLESYTYEFIHTFHPERILKNMQFDVIVGNPPYQLSDGGAGASAVPIYQKFVEQAKKMNPRFLSMIIPSRWFGGGRGLDLFRHDMLHDDQIRILHDFSDASQCFPGQEIKGGVCYFLWERDTHGDCKIYSHIGDDVIRSTRPLLEKGMETFIRDSRAIAILDKVKAMNESPMSASLNAGRYFGFHTRVKWDKDGRFGTLQTADGKGEYSISKIKDAGHPIKVYIAHGECWIAEKYVTRNTSDIRRYKVLIPRSGNPGSTIIGKPKISEPGSCSSNTYVVFFPASDSESAAVNAADYLRTKFVRYLISLRTSTQDMAPRAYEFVPTPDVSRHWSDAELFDKYGLTDEERKLIDESIPSMQMEDDGNA from the coding sequence ATGAGTAGCCGACTGGATCTCGGCAACAAGTCCTATAACCCGGACGTGCTGTCGTGTCTGGCGAACCTGTCCAACGACGAGGTGTTCACCTCGCCGCAGCTTGCCAACAAGGTGCTGGATCTGTTGCCTGAGGAGATCTGGACGGACAGTTCGATCACGTTCCTTGACCCGTTCACCAAGACCGGCGTGTTCCTGCGTGAGATCACCAAGCGTCTGCTGATCGGCTTGGAGCCGGAGTTCCCGGATCTTCAGGACCGCATCAACCACATCCTGAACTATCAGGTGTGGGGCATCGCCATCACCGAGCTGACTGCGCTGCTGTCACGCCGCACGCTGTACTGCTCGAAGAAGGCCAACAGCAAGTACTCCATTGACTCACTGTTCGACAATCCAGACGGGCACATCCATTACAAGGCTATCGAGCATCTCTGGGACGGCAAGAATTGTGTCTACTGCGGCGCCAGTAAGCAACAGTATGACCGCAGCAGCACCCTGGAAAGCTACACGTACGAATTCATCCACACCTTCCACCCGGAAAGGATCCTCAAGAACATGCAGTTCGATGTCATCGTCGGCAATCCTCCGTACCAGCTCAGTGATGGTGGCGCCGGAGCAAGCGCCGTTCCTATCTACCAAAAATTTGTCGAGCAGGCAAAAAAGATGAATCCCCGATTCCTCTCGATGATTATCCCATCCCGATGGTTCGGCGGAGGGCGGGGATTGGATCTCTTCCGTCACGATATGCTTCATGACGATCAAATTCGGATACTGCACGATTTCTCTGACGCAAGTCAGTGTTTCCCCGGTCAGGAGATTAAGGGTGGTGTCTGTTATTTCCTTTGGGAGAGGGACACTCATGGCGACTGCAAGATCTATTCGCATATTGGGGATGATGTAATTCGCAGCACGCGTCCTTTGCTGGAAAAGGGAATGGAGACATTCATCCGAGACTCACGCGCTATAGCAATCTTGGACAAAGTGAAGGCCATGAATGAGAGCCCAATGTCGGCATCTTTGAATGCAGGCCGTTACTTTGGATTCCATACAAGAGTTAAATGGGATAAGGATGGCCGTTTCGGAACGTTGCAAACGGCAGATGGTAAGGGTGAGTACTCCATCTCGAAAATCAAAGACGCAGGGCATCCCATTAAGGTTTATATCGCTCACGGCGAGTGCTGGATCGCAGAAAAGTACGTAACCCGCAACACATCCGACATTCGCAGGTATAAAGTACTGATTCCGAGATCTGGGAATCCTGGTAGCACCATTATCGGCAAGCCGAAGATTAGTGAGCCGGGCAGCTGTAGTTCAAACACTTATGTCGTTTTCTTCCCGGCCTCCGATTCGGAATCTGCTGCGGTTAATGCAGCAGATTATCTTCGTACGAAGTTTGTGCGGTACCTGATTTCACTAAGGACATCTACTCAGGACATGGCACCTCGTGCATATGAGTTTGTGCCAACGCCCGATGTATCACGACATTGGTCAGATGCCGAACTGTTTGACAAGTATGGCTTGACCGATGAAGAGAGGAAACTAATCGACGAATCCATTCCGTCGATGCAGATGGAGGATGACGGCAATGCCTGA
- a CDS encoding VG15 protein gives MPVTTKDLNQLRTSQQEAVRLARLDLGELWWEISGLPAARQRDILLDLVPAIIRKHADASSTAAADWYERMYAKHFDDTFTAEVENPNDDEAVRKLIRWKAGILWDSPEKKANPDELLRYLNNLMDREIRNPGRQTIRRNARRDPHRPRYARVPNSRQPCAFCIMLASRGYVYASEDTADFGTSFHGGNCKCEIVPEWGKGSNRIEGYDPDEYLKIYETARKVLETGEIPDDLKAGLANIAPYREPKRGQGFYGPYDPNNVNSLAYFMRHMHPDKVRQGHKLAETGKQRKGVAGEKIRALKTMTPRTSLKEITHDEVNPMWDMWMKKKLDNGYAPNFSKNPWGINCQRVVQAAELRLRGYDVQAVGNHRNSADGYYWNIADMWVDENGNHRKFTQKHSNAVTIKAMREYPPGTRFFVAGPWKNGGAHLERRDHPETQWLEIPAHVRLPIGQLHGIRILQRQDSRQLSRRHQRQATPFPARG, from the coding sequence ATGCCGGTGACGACCAAGGATCTGAACCAGCTGAGAACGAGCCAACAGGAGGCGGTCAGGCTCGCGAGGCTTGACCTCGGAGAACTGTGGTGGGAAATCTCCGGTCTGCCGGCGGCACGACAGCGTGACATTCTGCTCGACCTCGTGCCGGCCATCATCCGCAAGCACGCCGACGCGTCTAGCACGGCCGCCGCCGACTGGTACGAACGCATGTACGCCAAACACTTCGACGATACGTTCACCGCCGAGGTCGAGAACCCCAATGACGATGAGGCCGTCAGAAAGCTGATCCGCTGGAAGGCCGGCATCCTGTGGGATTCGCCGGAGAAGAAGGCGAACCCCGACGAGCTGCTGCGTTACCTGAACAACCTCATGGACCGGGAGATCAGGAACCCCGGCCGCCAGACCATCCGCCGCAACGCACGCCGCGATCCACACCGGCCGAGGTATGCTCGCGTGCCGAACAGCCGGCAGCCATGCGCGTTCTGCATCATGCTCGCGAGCCGTGGTTACGTCTACGCGTCCGAGGACACGGCCGACTTTGGCACCAGCTTTCATGGCGGCAACTGCAAGTGTGAGATCGTCCCCGAATGGGGCAAGGGAAGCAACCGCATCGAAGGCTACGACCCCGACGAATACCTCAAAATCTATGAAACAGCGCGCAAGGTATTGGAGACCGGCGAGATACCGGACGATCTCAAGGCCGGGCTCGCGAACATCGCACCCTACCGCGAGCCCAAGCGCGGCCAAGGTTTCTACGGGCCTTACGACCCGAACAACGTGAACTCGCTCGCGTACTTCATGCGCCATATGCACCCCGACAAGGTGAGACAAGGCCACAAGCTTGCCGAAACCGGCAAGCAGAGGAAAGGCGTGGCCGGTGAGAAGATCCGTGCGTTGAAGACCATGACCCCACGTACTTCTCTCAAGGAGATCACCCACGACGAGGTGAATCCGATGTGGGACATGTGGATGAAGAAGAAGCTCGACAATGGGTACGCGCCGAACTTCTCGAAAAACCCGTGGGGCATCAACTGCCAGAGGGTCGTCCAGGCCGCCGAACTGCGCCTGCGAGGCTACGACGTGCAGGCGGTCGGTAACCACAGGAACTCCGCAGACGGCTACTACTGGAACATCGCCGACATGTGGGTGGACGAGAACGGCAACCACCGCAAGTTCACCCAAAAGCACTCCAATGCGGTGACGATCAAGGCCATGCGAGAATACCCGCCCGGCACCCGCTTCTTCGTCGCCGGCCCATGGAAGAACGGCGGCGCACATCTGGAACGCCGAGATCATCCAGAGACCCAGTGGCTGGAAATCCCTGCGCATGTACGACTACCAATCGGGCAACTTCACGGAATACGGATACTCCAACGGCAAGATTCCCGACAGCTATCCCGACGGCATCAAAGACAGGCTACTCCGTTTCCTGCGCGTGGATGA
- the der gene encoding bifunctional cytidylate kinase/GTPase Der produces the protein MITVAIDGPSGVGKSSTSRALAQHFGYAYLDTGAMYRAAAWWCLSQGADLDHVTEADQPVITEMVSRFFTEDHFSISLDPTHFDVSSDGVSIDQQIRSSQVSSHVSAVSSIIPVRHLLIAAQRAYISQQNDPDSFSHGQGIVVEGRDITTVVAPDAQVRVLLTAREEIRQARRNRQNQQNDQTGSQTGGTPTGNQAQVSDNVAQRDAKDSKVTNFNQAAEGVVTLDNSDLTFEQTLNALIDLVNDAIDQELYREYVAQLDGYDLDQTDQALIDLQDPDAIQEEEGGRKVGQIAVVGRPNVGKSTLVNRILGRRAAIVEDTPGVTRDRVSYDANWAGTDFKVIDTGGWESDVEGIESAIAEQAQIAMNLSDAVILVVDGTVGPTRTDDRIAALLRSSGKPVTVAVNKADTQEEEYQAAEFWKLGLGEPIPISAMHGRGVGDLLDLSLDMLKKVSALSGTATDSSLRRVALIGRPNVGKSSLLNELAQDNRSVVNDQAGTTRDPIDQVVTIGSKDWLFIDTAGIKRRLHKQTGADYYSSLRTQAAIERSELALVLFDASEPISDQDLKVMSQAVDAGRAIVLVFNKWDKLDEFSRARLERLWETEFNRVTWAQRVNLSAKTGWHTNRLVTAMDKALSSWEQRIPTGKLNSFLGQLQAAHPHPLRGGKQPRILFATQAATRPPRFVIFTTGFLEHGYRRYIERSLREEFGFEGTPLQISVHVREKKKG, from the coding sequence GTGATAACAGTTGCTATTGATGGTCCTTCAGGAGTCGGGAAGTCAAGCACTTCCCGAGCACTAGCTCAGCATTTTGGGTATGCTTATTTGGACACTGGAGCCATGTACCGGGCTGCGGCTTGGTGGTGCCTGAGCCAGGGGGCAGATCTGGATCATGTGACTGAGGCCGATCAACCTGTCATTACAGAAATGGTTTCTCGATTTTTTACTGAAGATCATTTTTCGATTTCTCTGGATCCGACACATTTTGATGTGTCCTCAGACGGAGTCAGCATAGACCAGCAGATTCGCTCAAGCCAGGTTTCTTCTCATGTTTCAGCTGTCTCCTCCATTATTCCTGTTCGTCATTTGCTGATTGCTGCTCAGCGAGCGTACATAAGTCAGCAGAATGACCCCGATTCCTTTTCGCACGGACAGGGAATTGTGGTGGAAGGCCGTGACATCACCACCGTTGTCGCTCCTGATGCCCAGGTCAGGGTTCTTCTGACTGCCCGGGAGGAGATTCGGCAGGCAAGAAGAAACCGGCAGAACCAGCAAAACGACCAGACAGGATCACAAACTGGAGGGACTCCAACGGGCAATCAGGCTCAGGTGTCTGATAATGTCGCTCAACGGGATGCCAAAGATTCGAAGGTTACTAATTTTAATCAGGCTGCAGAAGGGGTAGTCACTCTGGATAATTCCGATCTGACCTTTGAGCAAACCCTTAATGCCTTGATTGATTTGGTCAACGACGCTATCGATCAGGAGCTGTATCGGGAGTATGTAGCCCAATTGGACGGATACGATCTAGATCAGACCGATCAGGCTCTGATCGATCTACAGGATCCGGATGCTATCCAGGAAGAGGAGGGGGGCAGGAAAGTAGGCCAAATTGCAGTAGTTGGCCGCCCTAATGTGGGAAAATCAACCCTGGTAAATCGTATTCTGGGCCGACGGGCCGCCATCGTGGAAGATACTCCTGGAGTAACCAGGGATCGGGTCTCCTATGATGCCAACTGGGCAGGGACTGATTTCAAGGTGATTGATACCGGCGGCTGGGAAAGCGACGTCGAAGGGATAGAATCAGCTATCGCGGAGCAGGCTCAGATAGCCATGAACCTATCCGATGCTGTGATTCTGGTCGTGGACGGAACGGTTGGTCCCACCCGGACTGATGATCGGATTGCCGCCCTCCTGCGTTCGTCAGGAAAACCCGTTACGGTTGCTGTTAATAAAGCCGACACTCAAGAGGAAGAGTATCAGGCTGCAGAATTCTGGAAACTGGGCTTAGGCGAGCCCATACCAATTTCTGCCATGCATGGCAGGGGAGTTGGCGATCTCCTGGACTTGTCCCTGGATATGCTGAAAAAAGTGTCCGCCCTGTCCGGGACTGCGACTGACAGCAGTCTCAGGCGGGTTGCCTTAATTGGCCGCCCCAATGTGGGGAAGTCTTCCCTCCTGAATGAGCTGGCGCAAGATAACCGCTCAGTTGTCAACGACCAGGCGGGAACAACCAGGGACCCTATTGACCAGGTGGTGACCATCGGCAGTAAAGACTGGCTTTTTATCGATACTGCAGGGATTAAACGTAGGCTCCATAAACAGACCGGGGCAGATTATTACTCCAGTCTGAGAACCCAGGCCGCTATTGAACGCAGCGAACTGGCCCTGGTCCTGTTTGATGCGTCTGAACCCATTTCTGACCAGGACCTGAAAGTCATGAGCCAGGCAGTTGATGCTGGACGGGCTATAGTTCTTGTCTTTAATAAATGGGATAAGTTGGATGAATTTTCCCGTGCCCGTTTGGAAAGACTGTGGGAAACCGAATTTAACCGTGTTACCTGGGCTCAGCGGGTAAATCTGTCTGCCAAGACCGGCTGGCACACCAACCGCCTGGTGACAGCGATGGACAAAGCCCTGTCCTCCTGGGAGCAGCGGATCCCTACCGGTAAACTCAATTCCTTCCTGGGGCAACTGCAGGCAGCCCATCCCCACCCCCTCAGAGGTGGTAAGCAGCCCAGGATCCTCTTTGCCACCCAGGCGGCTACCCGCCCTCCCCGGTTTGTGATTTTCACTACAGGTTTTCTGGAGCACGGTTACCGCCGATATATTGAGCGATCTTTGAGGGAAGAATTTGGTTTCGAAGGAACCCCTCTTCAGATTTCGGTCCATGTTCGAGAAAAGAAGAAAGGCTGA
- a CDS encoding GH25 family lysozyme, producing the protein MADMHGIDVSGWQSPTVTCTADYDFAVVKATQGTGFTNGYMTSQDNCVRQRGKSLGFYHYAGGGNVTAEADYFVNTVRPYIGRAVLVLDWEGYQNAAWGNSNWVRAFVNHVHARTDVCPLVYTSAAYLYQIPADVRSHCGLWVAQYANNNATGYQTRPWNYGRYGEAMRQYTSNGRIPGYAGPLDLNYFRGTTAQWNKNANPGNTTVTPTPAPTPQPQLAPDYGP; encoded by the coding sequence ATGGCCGACATGCATGGAATCGACGTGAGCGGCTGGCAGTCTCCGACCGTCACCTGCACCGCCGACTACGACTTCGCCGTGGTCAAGGCCACGCAAGGCACCGGCTTCACCAACGGGTACATGACCAGCCAGGACAACTGCGTGCGACAACGAGGCAAGAGCCTCGGCTTCTACCACTACGCCGGCGGCGGCAACGTGACCGCCGAAGCCGACTACTTCGTCAACACCGTGCGCCCCTACATCGGCCGAGCGGTCCTCGTGCTCGATTGGGAGGGCTACCAGAACGCCGCATGGGGCAACTCCAACTGGGTGCGCGCCTTCGTCAACCACGTCCACGCGAGGACCGACGTATGTCCGCTCGTCTACACGTCCGCCGCCTACCTGTACCAGATCCCGGCCGACGTGCGCAGCCACTGCGGCCTATGGGTCGCGCAGTACGCCAACAACAACGCGACCGGGTACCAGACGAGACCGTGGAACTATGGGCGCTACGGCGAGGCCATGCGCCAGTACACCAGCAACGGCCGCATCCCTGGATACGCCGGCCCATTGGATCTGAACTACTTCCGCGGTACCACCGCACAGTGGAACAAGAACGCCAACCCCGGCAACACCACCGTCACGCCCACGCCGGCACCGACGCCGCAGCCTCAGCTCGCACCGGACTATGGCCCGTGA